A genomic segment from bacterium encodes:
- a CDS encoding class I tRNA ligase family protein has protein sequence MRHVDLPQEEEKVLKHWHDNDVFEKTLKATKDGKPFVFYEGPPTANGKPGLHHVLARSFKDIVCRFQTMKGRYVLRRAGWDTHGLPVEIEVEKKLGLKNKREVEKYGIAQFNKECQISVWQYKDEWEKLTRRMGYWLDLKNPYITYEPQYIESLWNIIKRIYDKKLLVKDYKVVPFCVRCGTPISSHEVAQGYETVTDKSVIIKFKVKNPPAGGENTFLLAWTTTPWTLPGNVALAVGPKVTYVEVEANGEKYILARDLAPKVFGEAKVEYKINKELTSSELTRLSYEPLFAVKELESENSYRVYEADFVTTADGTGIVHTAVMYGVDDFELGSKLNLPKFHTVNREGVFVKSVPIVGGLAVVSENKKDPITEKTILFYLKKQNLLFNESSYKHEYPFCWRCKSPLLYYAQESWFIKMSALRNDLIKNNEKVNWVPEHIKDGRFGEWLREVKDWAISRERYWGTPLPIWACTKCEHKTVIGSLAELNEHRLDSPTTLILMRHGEAESNAKGICSAYPEKILNPLTEKGRKQAEASAQNIKKLLAANKVSAIYSSDLLRARETAQILADELKIKEVIFDERLREINTGEFNGGPFLEYEKYFNSFKDKFIRPAPAGESWLDVAKRVREFMMDVSREHAGKKVVVVSHMDPLFLMQLSNGIYGEDETKLLYQNAVKDSKLALSPAEFTFVETNNWPHDEEGNLNLHRPYADSVFLKCSMCSSKMERIKDLADVWFDSGAMPWASQVSSYAHPSLKATEWHSKASKDKKNLNIKNKNLPKDHFPADYICEAIDQTRGWFYTLMAVSTALGEGNPYKNVISLNHVLDEKGEKMSKSKGNIVDPWLVGEKVGFDMMRWYFYTVNAPGDNKLFSLRDIESKKRRFADTLINSFLFLETYYTEAPKSLLAKTDILDKWVLIKTEMLEFEVNKFLESYDITSASRAIEAFIDELSNWYIRRSRRKFQKQNIDAEKLSAQNTLTEVLKRVSVVMGPFAPFISEWLYQELRGLTQGSARISADKNRRLSAFGESVHLEKWPNTKTVKASDITKVMDRAREIVALGLAERAQAGLRVRQPLNALYVSPADYNLIGDVLYIVAEELNVKKVLSDRKIEKNNVNLDTELTAELKEEGMVREMIRNINEMRKEAKLTPEDKIILHYELNQNANFKELLTRWEQVIKAETRSTQINFGITEHENFLVHKVWNYEGFEIGVGIKNI, from the coding sequence ATGCGTCACGTTGATTTACCCCAAGAAGAAGAAAAAGTTTTAAAACATTGGCACGATAACGATGTTTTTGAAAAGACTTTAAAAGCCACTAAAGATGGTAAACCTTTCGTATTTTACGAAGGCCCGCCTACGGCCAACGGTAAACCAGGGCTCCATCATGTTTTAGCTAGATCGTTTAAAGATATTGTTTGCCGTTTTCAAACAATGAAAGGGCGCTATGTTTTGCGTCGGGCTGGTTGGGATACACACGGTTTGCCGGTAGAAATTGAAGTCGAAAAAAAATTAGGTTTAAAAAATAAGCGCGAAGTAGAAAAATACGGCATCGCTCAATTTAATAAAGAATGCCAAATATCAGTCTGGCAGTATAAAGATGAATGGGAAAAGCTAACGCGCCGCATGGGTTACTGGCTCGACCTTAAAAACCCATACATAACCTACGAACCGCAATACATAGAAAGTTTGTGGAATATTATAAAAAGAATTTACGATAAAAAACTTTTAGTTAAAGATTATAAAGTTGTGCCTTTTTGTGTTAGGTGTGGTACGCCCATCTCCAGCCACGAAGTGGCGCAGGGTTACGAAACAGTTACAGATAAGTCGGTCATAATAAAATTTAAAGTTAAAAATCCGCCAGCTGGCGGAGAAAACACTTTTCTTTTGGCTTGGACCACGACGCCTTGGACGTTACCGGGAAATGTTGCGTTAGCTGTTGGCCCGAAAGTTACCTATGTAGAAGTCGAAGCTAATGGTGAAAAATATATTTTGGCTCGCGATTTAGCGCCTAAAGTTTTTGGCGAGGCTAAAGTAGAATACAAAATAAATAAAGAACTAACTTCTAGCGAGCTTACTAGACTTTCTTACGAACCACTTTTTGCTGTTAAAGAGTTGGAATCCGAAAATTCGTACAGAGTTTACGAAGCCGATTTTGTAACTACCGCAGATGGTACGGGCATTGTGCATACAGCCGTAATGTATGGCGTCGACGATTTTGAACTCGGTTCCAAATTAAATTTGCCTAAATTCCACACGGTTAATCGTGAAGGAGTTTTTGTAAAATCTGTTCCTATAGTAGGCGGGCTTGCTGTTGTTAGTGAAAACAAAAAAGACCCCATAACCGAAAAAACGATTTTGTTTTACTTAAAAAAACAAAATTTGCTGTTTAATGAGTCAAGCTATAAGCACGAATATCCTTTTTGCTGGAGGTGTAAATCGCCCTTACTATATTACGCCCAAGAAAGTTGGTTTATAAAAATGTCGGCGTTAAGAAACGATCTAATTAAAAATAACGAAAAAGTTAATTGGGTGCCCGAACACATTAAAGATGGCCGGTTTGGCGAATGGTTACGCGAGGTTAAAGACTGGGCTATAAGCCGCGAACGCTATTGGGGAACACCCTTGCCAATTTGGGCATGCACCAAATGCGAACACAAAACTGTTATTGGTTCTTTAGCCGAGCTTAACGAACACCGCCTAGATTCTCCAACCACTTTAATTTTAATGCGCCATGGCGAAGCAGAATCTAACGCTAAAGGTATTTGCAGTGCTTACCCTGAAAAGATTTTAAACCCCCTAACCGAAAAGGGTAGAAAACAAGCAGAGGCATCCGCCCAAAATATAAAAAAACTTTTGGCGGCTAATAAGGTATCGGCCATATATTCATCGGATCTATTAAGAGCCAGAGAGACGGCTCAAATATTGGCGGACGAACTTAAAATAAAAGAAGTAATTTTTGATGAACGCTTACGCGAAATAAACACTGGCGAGTTTAATGGCGGGCCATTTTTGGAATATGAAAAATATTTTAATTCTTTTAAAGATAAATTTATTCGCCCCGCGCCGGCAGGCGAATCGTGGTTGGATGTGGCCAAACGGGTGCGCGAATTTATGATGGATGTTTCTAGAGAACACGCTGGCAAGAAGGTGGTTGTGGTAAGCCATATGGACCCCTTATTTTTAATGCAATTATCTAATGGAATTTATGGCGAAGACGAAACAAAACTTTTGTATCAAAACGCAGTTAAAGATTCTAAACTAGCTTTGTCCCCTGCCGAATTTACTTTTGTAGAAACAAATAACTGGCCCCACGATGAAGAAGGCAATTTAAACCTGCATCGCCCCTATGCCGATAGCGTGTTCCTTAAGTGTTCTATGTGTTCCTCGAAGATGGAACGTATAAAAGACTTGGCCGATGTTTGGTTTGATTCGGGTGCAATGCCGTGGGCGTCTCAAGTTTCCTCCTACGCCCACCCTTCGCTCAAAGCTACGGAGTGGCACAGCAAGGCTTCGAAGGACAAGAAAAATTTAAATATAAAAAATAAAAATTTACCGAAAGACCATTTTCCAGCAGATTATATTTGCGAAGCGATCGATCAAACCCGGGGCTGGTTTTATACTTTAATGGCGGTATCTACCGCTTTAGGCGAAGGTAATCCGTATAAGAATGTAATTAGTTTAAACCATGTTCTAGATGAAAAGGGCGAGAAGATGTCGAAGTCTAAAGGGAACATTGTAGACCCTTGGCTGGTGGGTGAGAAAGTTGGGTTCGATATGATGCGTTGGTATTTTTACACTGTAAACGCGCCGGGCGATAATAAACTTTTTAGTTTGCGCGATATAGAATCTAAAAAACGTAGATTCGCCGATACTTTAATTAATTCGTTTTTGTTTTTAGAAACTTATTACACCGAAGCTCCGAAATCTTTACTAGCCAAAACAGATATTTTAGATAAATGGGTTTTGATTAAAACAGAAATGTTGGAGTTCGAAGTAAATAAATTTTTAGAAAGCTACGACATTACTTCCGCTTCGCGTGCTATAGAAGCTTTTATAGACGAACTTTCTAATTGGTATATACGCCGTAGCCGCCGTAAGTTCCAAAAGCAAAATATAGATGCCGAAAAACTATCGGCTCAAAATACTTTAACCGAAGTTTTAAAACGCGTATCTGTTGTTATGGGGCCATTTGCGCCGTTTATATCGGAATGGCTCTATCAAGAATTACGCGGATTAACGCAAGGATCAGCGCGGATCAGCGCGGATAAAAATCGGCGTTTATCGGCGTTTGGGGAGTCGGTTCATTTGGAAAAATGGCCAAATACCAAAACTGTTAAGGCTTCCGATATTACGAAAGTCATGGATAGAGCCCGCGAAATTGTGGCGCTGGGGCTTGCCGAGCGCGCTCAAGCGGGTTTGCGCGTACGCCAGCCCTTAAATGCTTTATATGTTTCACCGGCTGATTACAATTTAATTGGCGATGTTCTATATATAGTTGCCGAAGAACTCAATGTTAAAAAAGTTTTAAGTGATAGAAAAATAGAAAAGAACAACGTTAATTTGGATACCGAACTTACGGCGGAGCTTAAGGAAGAAGGAATGGTTCGTGAA
- a CDS encoding reverse transcriptase/maturase family protein: MKTQLIHSFEDVISVDNLLLAWQEFIKGKRKRKDVQEFGFNLMDNIFQLNQDLVNFTYRHGIYQAFNISDPKPRNIHKATVRDRLLHHAIYHILYPFFDKTFIADSFSCRKNKGTHKALNRFQSFAYKVGQNNTKTCWVLKCDIKKFFSSIHHKVLLEILTEYIPDKNIIWLLNNVVSSFKTKPNIGLPLGNLTSQLLVNIYMNKFDQFVKHKLKVKYYIRYPDDFVVLSQDKEWLENLIPKIQEFLIKNLKLTLHPDKVFIKTLASGADFLGWVHFTDHKVLRTVTKKRMMKRIGENPEPETVSSYLGLLKHGNTYGITDILLMSYFPLA; the protein is encoded by the coding sequence ATGAAAACTCAATTGATCCATAGTTTTGAAGATGTTATTAGCGTTGATAATTTGTTATTGGCTTGGCAGGAGTTTATCAAAGGCAAGAGAAAAAGAAAAGATGTGCAGGAATTTGGCTTTAATTTAATGGATAATATTTTTCAACTTAACCAAGACTTGGTCAATTTCACTTATCGGCATGGCATTTACCAAGCTTTCAATATTTCCGACCCCAAACCCCGAAACATACATAAAGCCACAGTTCGGGATAGGCTACTTCACCACGCAATTTATCATATTCTTTACCCTTTCTTTGATAAAACATTCATAGCCGATTCTTTTTCTTGCCGAAAGAACAAAGGCACGCATAAAGCCCTGAATCGTTTTCAGTCTTTTGCTTACAAAGTTGGTCAAAATAACACTAAAACTTGCTGGGTCTTAAAATGCGACATTAAAAAATTCTTTTCCAGTATTCATCACAAAGTTTTGCTAGAGATACTAACTGAATATATACCAGACAAAAATATTATTTGGTTACTCAATAATGTTGTGTCCAGTTTTAAAACAAAACCCAATATTGGTTTGCCCTTGGGCAATTTAACCTCCCAGCTTTTGGTGAATATCTATATGAACAAGTTTGACCAGTTTGTTAAACATAAATTAAAAGTTAAGTATTACATTAGATACCCCGATGATTTTGTGGTTTTATCGCAAGACAAAGAATGGTTAGAGAACTTAATCCCAAAGATTCAAGAATTTTTAATTAAAAATCTCAAACTCACACTCCACCCCGACAAAGTTTTTATCAAAACTCTAGCTTCGGGTGCGGATTTTTTGGGTTGGGTTCATTTTACAGATCATAAAGTTTTAAGAACAGTTACTAAAAAACGGATGATGAAAAGAATTGGAGAGAACCCAGAGCCAGAAACGGTAAGTTCTTATTTGGGGTTGTTGAAGCATGGGAATACTTATGGAATTACCGATATTTTACTAATGTCTTATTTTCCGCTAGCTTAA
- a CDS encoding four helix bundle protein, with amino-acid sequence MKNLYFIWFQYYQILPKAHRYTLGRRIDSMFIEIVEAIVTASFLTQEKKLPFVQHALRKTDTLKILLQVLWETKSLDDKKYIAVSKPLEEIGKMLGGWNGQLQKPLDIARDKENSPHKKQREK; translated from the coding sequence ATGAAAAATCTCTATTTTATCTGGTTTCAATACTACCAGATTTTACCCAAAGCGCATCGCTACACGCTTGGCCGCAGAATTGACTCTATGTTTATTGAAATAGTTGAAGCGATAGTTACAGCGTCTTTTCTAACGCAAGAAAAGAAGCTCCCGTTTGTTCAGCACGCCCTTCGCAAAACAGACACGCTTAAAATCCTATTACAAGTATTATGGGAAACTAAATCTTTAGATGATAAAAAATATATAGCCGTATCAAAACCTTTAGAAGAAATCGGCAAAATGCTGGGTGGCTGGAATGGCCAGCTTCAAAAACCCCTCGACATAGCTCGGGATAAAGAAAACTCTCCCCACAAAAAGCAGAGAGAGAAATAA
- the smpB gene encoding SsrA-binding protein SmpB, which produces MEAKTNKKAFFNYEILEKFEAGLVLLGGEVKSIRNNHYSLQGAYITVEDEEAWLVKAMIAPYQPKNMSGQYNPERKRKLLLNKKELQYLQGKTKEKGLTIVPLKVYNKHGQIKLEIALAKGKSKGDKREVLKKRIADRDIARELKS; this is translated from the coding sequence ATGGAGGCCAAAACAAACAAAAAGGCGTTTTTTAATTACGAAATCCTAGAAAAGTTCGAGGCGGGTTTGGTGTTGCTTGGAGGCGAAGTTAAATCTATAAGAAATAATCATTACAGTTTACAAGGCGCATACATAACAGTAGAAGATGAAGAGGCTTGGTTAGTGAAAGCCATGATCGCCCCTTACCAGCCTAAAAATATGAGCGGGCAGTATAACCCCGAACGCAAGCGCAAACTTTTACTTAACAAAAAAGAACTCCAGTATTTACAAGGAAAAACAAAGGAAAAAGGCTTGACTATTGTGCCTCTAAAAGTTTACAATAAGCACGGTCAAATCAAGTTAGAAATTGCTTTAGCCAAAGGTAAAAGCAAGGGCGATAAGAGAGAAGTTCTTAAAAAACGTATCGCCGACCGAGATATCGCCAGAGAACTTAAATCTTGA
- a CDS encoding GIY-YIG nuclease family protein, with protein MYYVYVLKSLRDNSFYKGVTADLKKRILEHNSGLAKYSSFKKPFKLVWYSAFSNKEKAYKFEKYIKSGSGFAFVNKHLI; from the coding sequence ATGTATTACGTATATGTCTTAAAAAGTTTAAGAGATAACAGTTTTTATAAAGGTGTTACTGCTGATTTAAAAAAGAGAATCTTGGAGCATAATTCTGGATTAGCTAAATATTCTTCTTTTAAAAAACCTTTTAAACTAGTCTGGTACTCTGCGTTTTCAAACAAAGAAAAGGCTTATAAATTTGAAAAGTATATAAAATCTGGATCTGGTTTCGCTTTCGTTAACAAACACCTAATTTGA
- the infC gene encoding translation initiation factor IF-3: MKINNQIRSEKLVVIDETGKNLGVLTLQEALKMAKEKGLDLAEVNPTATPPVAKIIDYGKFEYRQRKAEQKMKASNKRQELKTVRIGLKTSVHDTEVKAGLADKFLKKGDQVRLEIFLRGREKAFRDLARTKLIAFEKMIAETHKTDGSPTSSPSGWSITIHK, translated from the coding sequence TTGAAAATAAACAACCAAATACGTTCCGAAAAGTTAGTAGTTATAGATGAAACCGGCAAAAACTTGGGCGTTTTAACTTTGCAGGAAGCTTTAAAAATGGCCAAAGAAAAAGGCCTAGATTTAGCCGAAGTTAACCCTACTGCTACCCCGCCAGTTGCCAAAATCATAGATTATGGTAAATTTGAATACCGCCAAAGGAAAGCCGAACAGAAAATGAAAGCCTCCAACAAGAGGCAGGAGCTTAAAACGGTACGTATTGGGCTTAAAACATCTGTGCACGATACCGAGGTAAAAGCTGGTTTAGCTGATAAATTCTTAAAAAAGGGTGATCAAGTTAGGTTAGAAATATTCCTAAGAGGCAGAGAAAAAGCCTTCAGAGACTTAGCTAGAACCAAGCTTATAGCTTTTGAGAAGATGATTGCCGAGACTCACAAAACAGATGGTTCGCCTACTAGCTCGCCTTCCGGTTGGTCTATAACTATACATAAATAA
- the rpmI gene encoding 50S ribosomal protein L35 — MGAKTNKSMAKRFRVTKNGKLMHRTPNQNHFRAKKSSNRKRNIGKGSAMAKPEVKNILERMPFARLS, encoded by the coding sequence ATGGGTGCAAAAACAAACAAATCGATGGCGAAAAGATTCCGTGTAACCAAGAACGGAAAGCTTATGCACAGAACCCCAAACCAGAATCACTTTAGAGCTAAAAAATCTAGTAATAGAAAAAGAAACATAGGAAAAGGTTCAGCTATGGCTAAACCCGAAGTTAAAAATATTTTAGAAAGAATGCCGTTTGCAAGATTAAGTTAA